In the genome of Pelodiscus sinensis isolate JC-2024 chromosome 3, ASM4963464v1, whole genome shotgun sequence, one region contains:
- the NKX2-2 gene encoding homeobox protein Nkx-2.2, whose product MSLTNTKTGFSVKDILDLPDTNDEEGSLVEGADEETEGSEPPKKSGVLGQSPLEGVQTLPLKNPFYDSTDNPYTRWLASTESIQYSLHGLASSNSQQDPSAKSPDPSADESPDNDKDTSSAGDSGKKRKRRVLFSKAQTYELERRFRQQRYLSAPEREHLASLIRLTPTQVKIWFQNHRYKMKRARAEKGMEVTPLPSPRRVAVPVLVRDGKPCHTLKAQDLAAATFQAGIPFSAYSAQSLQHMQYNAQYSSASNPQYPTAHHLVQAQQWTW is encoded by the exons ATGTCTCTGACCAACACAAAGACGGGGTTTTCTGTAAAGGACATCCTGGATCTCCCAGACACCAATGATGAAGAAGGATCTCTCGTGGAAGGAGCGGATGAAGAGACCGAGGGCTCGGAGCCCCCCAAGAAATCCGGAGTGTTGGGGCAAAGCCCCCTGGAGGGTGTGCAGACGCTGCCTTTGAAGAACCCTTTTTATGATAGCACTGATAATCCCTATACGCGTTGGCTGGCCAGTACCGAAAGCATCCAGTATTCCT TGCACGGGCTGGCCTCCAGCAACTCCCAGCAGGACCCCTCGGCCAAATCCCCCGACCCCTCCGCCGACGAGTCCCCGGACAACGACAAGGACACGTCCAGCGCCGGCGACTCCGGCAAGAAGAGGAAGCGGCGGGTGCTGTTCTCCAAGGCGCAGACCTACGAGCTGGAGCGGCGGTTCCGCCAGCAGCGGTACCTGTCGGCGCCCGAGCGGGAGCACCTGGCCAGCCTGATCCGCCTCACGCCCACCCAGGTGAAGATCTGGTTCCAGAACCACCGCTACAAGATGAAGCGGGCCCGGGCCGAGAAAGGTATGGAAGTGactccgctcccctccccgcgCCGGGTCGCGGTGCCGGTCTTAGTCCGGGACGGCAAACCTTGCCACACGCTCAAAGCTCAGGACTTGGCCGCGGCCACTTTCCAGGCGGGCATCCCCTTCTCCGCCTATAGCGCCCAGTCGCTCCAGCATATGCAATATAACGCCCAGTACAGCTCCGCCAGCAACCCCCAGTATCCGACAGCGCATCATTTGGTGCAAGCCCAACAATGGACTTGGTGA